The following are from one region of the Canis lupus familiaris isolate Mischka breed German Shepherd chromosome 30, alternate assembly UU_Cfam_GSD_1.0, whole genome shotgun sequence genome:
- the LOC102155410 gene encoding cytochrome c oxidase subunit 7C, mitochondrial — MWGQSIRRFTTSVVRRSHYEEGPGKNLPFSVENKWSLLLMMTLYFGSGFAAPFFMVRHQLLKK; from the coding sequence ATGTGGGGACAGAGCATCCGGAGGTTCACGACCTCTGTGGTCCGTAGGAGCCACTATGAGGAGGGCCCCGGGAAGAATTTGCCATTTTCAGTGGAAAACAAGTGGAGCCTACTACTTATGATGACTTTGTATTTTGGATCTGGATTTGCTGCACCTTTTTTTATGGTAAGACACCAACTGCTTAAGAAATAA